One Fragaria vesca subsp. vesca unplaced genomic scaffold, FraVesHawaii_1.0 scf0513139, whole genome shotgun sequence DNA window includes the following coding sequences:
- the LOC101302804 gene encoding putative F-box only protein 10-like: MKMKKKTKIQQASKNDSDVILRLPNHIIVEIFCKIPTKKLLQFKSVCKSWLSLFSDCEFTQDLFSCTPPCFMMHSNTPSGMFIVDHEKASTPDGVSLRVPHPANADPSWMRDIVGSCNGLLCIRHTLYKRTTTRNFYAFYLLQPITESDESNKLMVLTVGSKSWRSIGSCKDPGWRPQEMVYLNGSLHWHLHPCCLIGAFNIESEQVQEFQLDSALREYIWLGVLGGCLSLTDYDNGGALTDYNNGGDVIVWLMKEYGVAKSWTKAFDIQNSFGLPLKFTKAGELIMTSYARGNFALMTFTPGTSTLEKIEEVGMPRDNVSISLFVPNLVSLKDILLLN; the protein is encoded by the exons atgaagatgaagaagaaaaccaaaattcagCAGGCATCCAAAAATGACAGTGATGTCATTCTCCGACTCCCAAACCACATCATCGTGGAAATCTTCTGCAAAATCCCCACCAAAAAGCTTCTCCAGTTCAAATCTGTCTGTAAGTCTTGGCTCTCTTTGTTCTCGGATTGTGAATTCACCCAAGACTTGTTTTCTTGTACTCCTCCTTGCTTTATGATGCATAGCAACACCCCGAGTGGTATGTTCATAGTTGATCATGAAAAGGCCTCCACCCCCGACGGCGTCTCACTTAGGGTGCCTCACCCTGCTAATGCTGACCCATCATGGATGCGTGACATCGTAGGTTCATGCAATGGCCTCCTCTGCATACGCCATACTCTCTACAAGCGTACAACTACGCGTAACTTTTACGCTTTTTACCTCTTGCAACCCATAACTG AATCTGATGAATCCAATAAGTTAATGGTTTTGACTGTTGGCTCCAAGAGTTGGAGAAGCATTGGGAGTTGTAAGGATCCTGGTTGGAGGCCACAAGAGATGGTTTATTTGAATGGTTCTCTTCATTGGCATCTTCATCCGTGTTGTTTGATTGGTGCATTCAACATTGAAAGTGAGCAGGTCCAAGAATTTCAGCTGGATTCTGCTTTGAGAGAATATATTTGGCTGGGAGTTTTGGGAGGCTGTCTCTCCCTAACTGATTATGACAATGGTGGTGCCCTAACTGATTATAACAATGGTGGTGATGTGATTGTTTGGCTGATGAAGGAATATGGTGTTGCAAAGTCTTGGACCAAAGCGTTTGACATTCAAAACTCTTTTGGACTACCgttaaaatttacaaaagcaGGAGAATTAATTATGACATCTTATGCTCGAGGTAATTTTGCTTTGATGACCTTTACTCCCGGAACAAGTACACTTGAGAAGATTGAGGAAGTTGG